GCGCCGTGACCGGACAGGACCTGCCGCGCATCACCACGGAAGTGCCGGGGCCGCGGTCGCGAGCGCTGGCGGAGCGACTGGCGGCCGTCGAGTGTCCGGAGGTGACTTGGCAGGGCCCGCCCGCGCCGCTGTTCTGGGAGAGCGGGCGCGGCGCGAACCTCCTGGACGTGGACGGAAACCGCTTCGTCGACCTGGGGGCGGGCTTCGGCGCCGCCGTGCTCGGCTACGCCCACCCGCGGCTCGCGGCGGCGCTCGGCGCGCAGGCGGCCGAGCTGCAGCACGCGATGGGCGACGTGTTTCCGGCGGCGATCAAGGTGCGGCTGCTCGAGGCGCTGGCGCGCGCGCTGCCGGGCGGGCTCGGGCACGCGATTCTCTCGAGCTCGGGCTCCGACGCGGTCGAGTCCGCGCTGAAGACGGCGCAGGTGGCCACGGGCAAGCCCGGCGTCGTGGCGTTCGAGGGCGCGTACCACGGGCTCGGCCTGGGCGCGCTCGACGCGACCTGGCGCGGCGATTTCCGGCGGCCGTTCCTGGCGCGGCTCGCCGGTCAGACGCGCTTCGTGCCCTGGGGCGACGCCGAGGCGGCGCGGCGCGCGGCACGCGCGGGCGACGTGGGGGCGATCCTGTTCGAGCCGATCCAGGGCCGCGCGGGGCTCGTGTTCCCGCCGCCGGGCTTCGTGGCCGAGCTGCGCCGGATCGCCGACGAGGTCGGGGCACTGCTCGTGGCCGACGAGGTCTACACCGGGCTGGGTCGCACGGGCCGCTGGCTGGCCTGCGAGCACGAGGGAGTGACTCCCGACGTGGTCGCGCTGGGCAAGGCGCTGGGCGGAGGCTTCCCGATCTCGGCCTGCGTGGGCCGCGCCGAGGTCATGCGCCGCTGGCCCGCGTCGCACGGCGAGGCGCTGCACACCAGCACGCACCTGGGGAACCCGCTGGGCTGCGCGGCTGCGCTGGCGGTGCTGGAGACGCTCGACGCCGAGAGCCTGGTCGCGCGCAGCGAGTCACTGGGCGCCCGCTGGCTGGAACGGCTGGGCAAGCGGGTCGCCGGCAATCCGCGCGTGCGCGAGCTGCGCGGGCGCGGGCTGCTCGTCGCGCTCGAGCTCGACGACGCGGAGTTCGCTCGCGCCGCCTCGGGCCGCGCGCTGCGCGCGGGCTGGGTGGTGCTGGGCGAGGGTCCCGACCTGCGCACGCTGGCGCTCACGCCGCCGCTCACGATCGCGGAGCCGCTGCTCGAGCGCGCGGCCGACGAGCTCGGGGAGGCGCTCGAGTGACTCGCGCGGAGCTCGAGCGCGAGGTGCTGGCCTGGATCGCCGAGGGCGTGGACGCGCCCGCCGACGAGGCGCGCTTCGAGCGGCTCGCGCTGGCGCTGTTCCGGCTGCAGGTCGAGCGCGGCGCGGCCTACCGGCGCTGGTGCGCGGCGTTCGGCCGCGACCCGGCGTCGGTGCGGCACTGGCGCGACATCCCGGCGCTGCCCACGGGCGCGTTCAAGGAGGCGCGCGTCGCGATCTTCCCGCCCGCCGACACCGTGCTCACGTTCCGCACCAGCGGCAGCACGACCGAGCTGCGCGGCGCGCTCGAGCTCGATTCACTCGCGCTCTACGACGCCTCGCTCGAGACCACCTTCCGCGCGTTCATCTGCCCCGACGCGGCGCGCCTGCGCTTCGTGGTGCTGGCGCCGAGCGCCGCCGACGCGCCCGACTCGTCGCTCTCCTACATGTTCTCGCGCGCGGTCGAGCGCATGGGCAGCCCCGAGAGCCGCTTCCTGGTCGACGCGAAGGGCTGGGACCCCGATGCCGCGCTCGCGGAGCTGGCGGCCGCACGCGAGCCGCTCGCGCTGTGCGGCACGGCCTTCGCCTTCGTGCACCTGATCGACCGCCTGGCCGAGCGCGGCGAGTCACTGCGCCTGCCCGCGGGCACGCGCGTGATGGAGACGGGCGGCTTCAAGGGCCGCTCGCGCGAGCTCACGCGCGAAGAGCTGCACGGCGCGATCGAGCGGGCGCTCGGCGTGCCGCGCGCGCGCATCGTGAACCAGTACGGCATGTGCGAGCTCGCGAGTCAGTTCTACGAGCCCACGTTGCGCACCGGCACGTACACCGACGTGAAGCGCGTGCCGCCCTGGGTGCGCACGCGCGTGGTCGATCCGGCCACGCAGAAGGACGTCGCGCCCGGCGCCGAGGGCGTGCTGGCGCACTTCGACCTCGCGAACACGGGCTCTGCGCTGGCCGTGCTGACTTCCGACCTGGGCGAGCTCGTGCCCGGCGGGTTCCGCGTGTTCGGCCGCCTGCGCGGCGCCGAGGCGCGCGGCTGCTCGCTCGCGGCCGACGCGCTCCTGGGTGCGCCGTGAGAGAGCTGGTGGAGCTGGCCGGGGCGCGCGAAGCGCTCGAGCCCACGCGCGTGATTCGTGCGCTGGCCGAGACCTTCGAGCGCTGGCGCGCGCCCGACAGCCCCGAGCGCGCGCGCCTCGGGCGCGAGCACGGCATCTACTCGGCGGCGGTGGTCGACCGCGGCGTGCGGCTCGCGCTCCAGGGCTGGACCGCCGAGTCACTCAGCGCGCTGCGCGCGCGCGAGCTGTCCGAGCCGTGCTGGGTGCCGCCGGTCACGGCCGTGTGGCTGGCCGGGTCGATCCCGAGCGCGGCGTTCTCGGCGCTGGCGCTGCCACTGCTCGCCGGCTCGGCGGTGTACGCCAAGCCGGCCTCGGCCGACCCGGTGTCCGCGCGGCTGTTCGCGGCCTCGCTCGGCGAGGCCGACCCCGGAGTGGGCGCGGCGCTGCGCATCGGCGCCGACCTGAAGGCGCTCGACGACGCCGACGCGGTGGTCGCGCACGGCTCCGATGCCACGATCGCGGCGCTGCGCGCGCGCGTCGGCTCGAGCCGGCCATTTCTCGGCTACGGCCACAGAGTGTCTCTGGCGGTGATCGGGCCTTCGGTCGACCCGCTGGTCGCGGGCCGGCGCCTCGCGCTCGACGTCGCGCTGTGGGACGGCCGCGGCTGTCTCTCGCCCGCCTGGGCGCTCGCGGTCGACACGCCGCGCGGCCGCGCCGCCGAGGTCGCGCGCGCGCTCGCCAACGCCTTCGAAGAGCTCGAGGACGAGCTGCCGCGGGGCGCGCTCTCGCCGGCGGAAGCCTCGGACCTGGTCGAGCTCCGGGCGCGCGCCGCGGTGCGCGAAGGCACGCGGCTCGAGATGGCCGCCGGCGCCTCGACCTGGACGGTCGCGCTCGAGTCGAGCGACGCGCGCCCGCCCGCCGGCGCGTTCCGCTTCCTGTCGGTCGTGCCGGTGCCCGACCTCGAGTCACTGGGCGCGTTCTGTGCCCCGCTGGCGCCGCACCTGTCGTGCGTGGGTCACGCGGGGCTGGCCGGCGAGCGCGGCCGGCTCGCGGCGATCGCCGCGGCGGCCGGCGCCTCGCGCCTGTGTCCGCTCGGCCGCATGCAGGCGCCGCCGCTCGACTGGAACCACGACGGCCAGCCGCCGCTGCGCCCGCTCGTGCGCTGGCTCGACGTGGAAGGCGCCGACGCCTGAGTCACTTCCCCGTGAAGGGAAAGATCGCCGAGAACGTGAAGCCGGTGAAGGCGGCCTGGAACAGCGCCGCGATCCACGGCCCCGGCATGCAGCGCGAGATGCGGATCGCGATCAGCTCGAACAGCGCGAAGAACAGCGCGATCGAGCCCAGCCCGAGCACGATCACGAACGGCAGGAGCCCGCTCACGCAGGCCGCGCCCACGACCAGGAGCGTGAGCAGCTTGCCCACGGCGGGCAGCCAGAGCCCGGTGACTCCCGCGCCGCGCAGGAGCCACTCCGAAGCCGCGAAGTACGGCAGCATGAGCCCGGACACCACCAGCGCCCAGACCAGCCGGTGAGTGGCCGGGAACAGGTTCCACAGCGGCAGCACGAGCGTGCCCACGACCGCGTAGACCGCCAGGAACAGCGCGCCCGCCGTGAGCCAGGTGCGCGGGTCGGACAGGCCGTCGGCCGTGGCCGCGCGCCGGCGCGCCCCCAGCGCCAGCAGGATCACCCCCGCGAGCGCGAAGAACTCGAA
This window of the Myxococcota bacterium genome carries:
- a CDS encoding acyl-CoA reductase, which codes for MRELVELAGAREALEPTRVIRALAETFERWRAPDSPERARLGREHGIYSAAVVDRGVRLALQGWTAESLSALRARELSEPCWVPPVTAVWLAGSIPSAAFSALALPLLAGSAVYAKPASADPVSARLFAASLGEADPGVGAALRIGADLKALDDADAVVAHGSDATIAALRARVGSSRPFLGYGHRVSLAVIGPSVDPLVAGRRLALDVALWDGRGCLSPAWALAVDTPRGRAAEVARALANAFEELEDELPRGALSPAEASDLVELRARAAVREGTRLEMAAGASTWTVALESSDARPPAGAFRFLSVVPVPDLESLGAFCAPLAPHLSCVGHAGLAGERGRLAAIAAAAGASRLCPLGRMQAPPLDWNHDGQPPLRPLVRWLDVEGADA
- a CDS encoding long-chain fatty acid--CoA ligase, translating into MTRAELEREVLAWIAEGVDAPADEARFERLALALFRLQVERGAAYRRWCAAFGRDPASVRHWRDIPALPTGAFKEARVAIFPPADTVLTFRTSGSTTELRGALELDSLALYDASLETTFRAFICPDAARLRFVVLAPSAADAPDSSLSYMFSRAVERMGSPESRFLVDAKGWDPDAALAELAAAREPLALCGTAFAFVHLIDRLAERGESLRLPAGTRVMETGGFKGRSRELTREELHGAIERALGVPRARIVNQYGMCELASQFYEPTLRTGTYTDVKRVPPWVRTRVVDPATQKDVAPGAEGVLAHFDLANTGSALAVLTSDLGELVPGGFRVFGRLRGAEARGCSLAADALLGAP
- a CDS encoding aspartate aminotransferase family protein, giving the protein AVTGQDLPRITTEVPGPRSRALAERLAAVECPEVTWQGPPAPLFWESGRGANLLDVDGNRFVDLGAGFGAAVLGYAHPRLAAALGAQAAELQHAMGDVFPAAIKVRLLEALARALPGGLGHAILSSSGSDAVESALKTAQVATGKPGVVAFEGAYHGLGLGALDATWRGDFRRPFLARLAGQTRFVPWGDAEAARRAARAGDVGAILFEPIQGRAGLVFPPPGFVAELRRIADEVGALLVADEVYTGLGRTGRWLACEHEGVTPDVVALGKALGGGFPISACVGRAEVMRRWPASHGEALHTSTHLGNPLGCAAALAVLETLDAESLVARSESLGARWLERLGKRVAGNPRVRELRGRGLLVALELDDAEFARAASGRALRAGWVVLGEGPDLRTLALTPPLTIAEPLLERAADELGEALE